The Verrucomicrobiota bacterium genome contains a region encoding:
- a CDS encoding (2Fe-2S)-binding protein, with protein sequence MATIQINVNGDNRTISDIDPSTPLLWALRDHLGMVGTKFGCGKGLCGACTVHLNGTAIRSCSTPVSSVDGLSVTTIEGLAQDEDHLHPLQEAWMEHDVPQCGYCQAGQMMNAASLLSVNPKPSDADIDNAMAGNICRCGTYTRIRKAIHTVARNGGVA encoded by the coding sequence ATGGCAACAATACAAATTAACGTAAACGGGGATAATCGCACGATCAGCGATATCGATCCCTCCACTCCCCTACTTTGGGCCTTACGAGATCACCTCGGCATGGTCGGTACTAAATTCGGCTGCGGCAAAGGCCTTTGCGGGGCCTGCACCGTTCACTTGAATGGAACAGCCATTCGCTCCTGCAGCACCCCGGTTTCCTCGGTAGACGGATTGTCCGTTACAACGATCGAAGGATTGGCCCAGGATGAAGATCATCTCCACCCCTTGCAAGAAGCCTGGATGGAACACGATGTTCCCCAATGCGGTTATTGCCAAGCTGGACAGATGATGAACGCAGCTTCCTTGCTAAGCGTAAACCCAAAGCCATCGGACGCTGATATCGACAACGCCATGGCAGGAAATATTTGCCGCTGCGGAACTTACACCCGCATCCGCAAAGCCATTCACACCGTAGCCAGAAACGGAGGTGTAGCATGA
- a CDS encoding pyruvate carboxylase encodes MKKLLAANRSEIAVRIFRSATELGYRTVAVYANEDRLGVHRFKADEAYLVGKGKGPVAAYLDVPGIIDLAKSKKVDLIHPGYGFLSENAEFAEACEENGITFVGPSSDLLRRMGDKIEARKIADEANVPTLPGTPDPISDPAKAAKLAKKIGFPLIIKAAFGGGGRGMRIVKDPKNLKSLLEEAQGEAERAFGNSAVFLERYIGRAKHIEVQILGDKKGNVVHLHERDCSVQRRHQKVIEIAPSVGLPEKVRHELCDAAVKIAKSIGYYSAGTVEFLLDLDTHEWFFIEMNPRIQVEHTVTEVITGIDIVRSQVLIAQGHTLFSQEVGIPQQDDIARNGFAIQARVTTEDPEENFAPDYGKIVNYRSAAGFGIRLDGAMGDTGSVITPFYDSLLVKLTASAGSFELAIQRMDRALREMRIRGVKTNIPFLENVIHHQSFTSGKATTTLIDTTPELFKFKRRRDRATKLLKLLGETIVNGNSQVKGRPVPAMDLPVIIPNYDPKAKKRKGTRDYLLQHGPEKFAEWTRKQKRLLVTDTTLRDAHQSLLAARMRSYDMLAVADSISQRAHNIYSLECWGGATFDTCMRFLQENPFKRLRDLRERIPNICFQMLLRGANGVGYSNYPDNVIRGFVKHSAESGMDIFRVFDSLNYLPNLKVAMDAIRNDTKSVCEATVCYSGDILDKRRDKYTLDYYIKIAKELESMGAHVLALKDMSGLCHPRAAFKLIKELRSEIGIPVHFHTHDSSGIASASIIKAAEAGVDVVDLSISSMSGLTAQPNLNSIVNAMRGDSRDTKLDLDYLNELSIYWEAVRQFYEPFDTSPKFGTAEVYKHEMPGGQYTNLREQARALGLGARWPEVVRYYEEVNQILGDIVKVTPSSKVVGDLSMFLLTKGVEPADLVNLEPGTSFPESVVDMLSGGLGQPTGGWPKKVQKVVLGDRKAFRGRPGSRAEKVDLDETRKEVTQITRLSSCSDDELYQYLMYPQVFKDYVKLTKELGEADVVPTPTFFYGLQPGEEISVEIAEGKTLIVKLIYVSDADEDGQRVLTFELNGRARECVIADKSAKTETKRRTKADSADLKQVGAPIPAMVSSVTVTVGHQVKKGEKLAILEAMKMQTTVYAQVDGIVDQIEVQVGDQVESKDLLVKLR; translated from the coding sequence ATGAAGAAGTTACTTGCTGCCAACCGTAGTGAAATCGCTGTCCGGATTTTTCGAAGTGCCACTGAATTGGGTTACCGGACGGTAGCTGTATACGCGAATGAGGACAGACTGGGTGTTCACCGGTTCAAAGCGGATGAGGCTTACCTGGTAGGCAAGGGCAAGGGGCCAGTCGCGGCTTATCTGGATGTGCCTGGTATCATTGATCTGGCTAAAAGCAAAAAGGTGGATCTCATCCATCCGGGCTATGGATTTCTCTCAGAAAATGCTGAATTTGCTGAGGCCTGTGAAGAAAACGGGATAACATTTGTGGGGCCCAGCTCAGATTTGTTACGCCGCATGGGTGACAAAATCGAGGCCCGCAAGATCGCCGATGAGGCAAATGTGCCAACCCTCCCAGGAACGCCTGATCCTATAAGTGATCCAGCCAAGGCCGCAAAACTAGCTAAGAAAATTGGTTTCCCACTCATCATCAAGGCTGCCTTTGGTGGCGGTGGCCGTGGAATGCGGATTGTTAAGGATCCGAAAAACCTGAAGTCCTTGCTTGAAGAAGCTCAAGGCGAAGCGGAAAGAGCATTTGGAAATTCGGCCGTATTTCTCGAACGCTACATCGGGCGAGCCAAGCACATCGAAGTTCAGATTCTGGGGGACAAGAAGGGCAACGTTGTCCATCTGCATGAACGCGATTGTTCTGTCCAGCGTCGGCACCAGAAAGTTATCGAGATCGCTCCTTCGGTAGGCCTTCCGGAAAAGGTTCGACATGAGCTGTGTGATGCAGCGGTTAAAATCGCAAAATCGATTGGCTACTACAGTGCAGGAACGGTGGAATTCCTCCTCGATCTAGACACGCACGAATGGTTTTTCATCGAAATGAACCCACGCATCCAGGTGGAGCATACGGTGACCGAAGTTATTACGGGAATCGATATTGTTCGCAGCCAGGTGTTGATTGCTCAAGGACATACGCTGTTTAGTCAGGAAGTAGGAATTCCTCAACAGGATGACATAGCACGAAACGGTTTTGCCATCCAGGCGCGGGTAACTACTGAGGATCCTGAGGAGAATTTTGCGCCGGATTATGGGAAAATAGTGAACTACCGAAGTGCTGCAGGATTTGGAATCCGTTTGGACGGAGCGATGGGTGATACCGGTTCTGTTATTACGCCTTTCTACGATTCTCTCTTGGTTAAGCTGACCGCTTCGGCTGGATCTTTTGAACTGGCAATACAACGGATGGACCGCGCCTTGCGCGAAATGCGTATTCGCGGTGTGAAGACCAATATTCCGTTTCTTGAAAACGTCATACACCATCAGTCATTCACTTCCGGTAAAGCGACGACTACTCTGATCGATACAACTCCCGAGTTGTTTAAATTCAAACGCCGTCGTGACCGAGCGACCAAACTTTTAAAACTGCTCGGCGAAACCATAGTTAACGGAAATTCCCAGGTCAAAGGTCGGCCGGTGCCGGCCATGGATCTTCCGGTCATCATTCCTAACTACGATCCCAAGGCGAAAAAACGAAAAGGTACTCGAGATTACTTACTACAGCACGGACCGGAAAAGTTCGCTGAGTGGACACGGAAGCAAAAACGCTTGCTAGTTACGGATACGACTTTGCGCGATGCGCACCAGTCCTTACTCGCGGCCCGGATGCGCAGCTATGACATGTTGGCAGTAGCAGACAGTATCTCTCAACGTGCTCACAATATTTACAGCTTGGAATGCTGGGGTGGGGCGACCTTCGACACCTGCATGCGTTTTCTGCAGGAGAATCCGTTTAAACGGTTGCGCGATCTTCGCGAACGGATTCCCAATATCTGTTTTCAAATGCTTTTGCGCGGAGCCAATGGAGTGGGCTATTCAAATTATCCGGACAACGTCATTCGTGGCTTTGTGAAACATTCCGCGGAATCCGGCATGGATATCTTCCGCGTGTTCGATTCGCTCAACTACTTGCCGAATCTTAAGGTGGCGATGGATGCCATTCGCAACGACACGAAATCAGTCTGTGAGGCAACCGTTTGCTATAGCGGCGACATTCTGGATAAGAGGCGCGACAAGTACACGCTCGATTACTACATCAAGATTGCCAAGGAGCTGGAATCGATGGGAGCTCATGTTCTGGCGCTTAAGGATATGTCAGGCCTCTGTCATCCCAGAGCTGCTTTTAAGCTGATAAAAGAACTTCGGTCAGAGATCGGCATTCCCGTCCACTTCCACACCCACGATTCAAGCGGAATTGCCTCCGCCTCTATTATTAAAGCCGCTGAAGCCGGCGTGGACGTAGTTGATCTTTCTATTTCTTCGATGTCTGGCCTAACCGCCCAGCCGAACCTCAACTCGATTGTGAATGCCATGCGCGGCGATTCGCGCGACACCAAATTGGACTTGGACTACCTCAACGAACTTTCCATTTACTGGGAAGCGGTCAGGCAATTTTACGAACCTTTCGACACCAGTCCCAAATTCGGAACTGCCGAAGTTTACAAACACGAAATGCCTGGTGGCCAATACACCAACTTGCGTGAACAAGCGCGAGCCCTGGGTCTCGGCGCTCGCTGGCCTGAAGTGGTTCGTTACTACGAAGAAGTAAACCAGATCCTGGGCGACATCGTTAAGGTAACACCCAGTAGTAAAGTGGTGGGCGACCTTTCCATGTTCCTACTAACCAAGGGTGTTGAGCCGGCTGACCTCGTAAACCTCGAGCCTGGAACCTCATTTCCTGAATCGGTCGTCGATATGCTTTCGGGTGGACTCGGCCAACCGACCGGAGGATGGCCCAAGAAAGTTCAGAAAGTCGTCCTTGGTGATCGCAAAGCATTTCGAGGTCGACCAGGTTCTCGGGCAGAGAAGGTGGACCTGGATGAAACTCGAAAAGAGGTTACTCAAATCACTCGACTTTCAAGCTGCAGTGACGACGAGCTTTACCAATACCTGATGTACCCACAGGTGTTTAAGGACTACGTAAAGCTCACTAAGGAATTAGGCGAAGCCGATGTAGTTCCAACGCCTACTTTCTTTTACGGATTGCAACCAGGTGAAGAAATTTCTGTCGAGATTGCTGAGGGAAAAACGCTCATCGTTAAACTCATTTACGTCAGTGATGCCGACGAAGACGGACAGCGTGTTTTGACCTTCGAACTTAATGGTCGCGCTCGCGAATGTGTAATTGCCGATAAGTCTGCGAAGACGGAAACCAAACGTCGTACCAAGGCCGATAGTGCCGACCTCAAACAAGTCGGTGCACCTATCCCAGCCATGGTCAGCAGTGTCACGGTTACTGTCGGTCATCAGGTTAAAAAAGGTGAGAAGCTTGCCATCCTTGAAGCGATGAAGATGCAGACAACTGTCTATGCCCAAGTCGACGGCATCGTCGATCAGATCGAAGTTCAAGTCGGTGATCAGGTGGAGAGTAAAGATTTGTT
- a CDS encoding nucleotidyltransferase family protein, with protein MTEGNKSESVLPVCAIILAAGESRRFGSEDKLLAKVGGVSILERVVNVIAGVGADKTIVVTGANHEVVGSLLCGYEVELVRNEKWAEGMGRSLSFGASVVDSSAYSGLLVCLGDLPFIEANNIRKLIAAFFDHKGQSIVLPIHNHIRGHPVIFPSFFQKELIKLSGDSGAKRVLLSAAEKVVEVEMESDQFLRDIDCQSDLTC; from the coding sequence ATGACAGAGGGAAATAAATCTGAATCCGTTCTCCCTGTTTGCGCCATCATTCTCGCTGCTGGTGAATCTAGGCGCTTTGGATCCGAAGACAAACTGTTGGCGAAAGTTGGTGGAGTTTCGATACTTGAACGGGTTGTTAATGTCATCGCAGGTGTCGGGGCGGACAAAACCATTGTTGTGACGGGTGCTAATCACGAAGTAGTCGGGTCATTACTTTGCGGGTACGAAGTTGAGTTGGTTCGGAATGAGAAATGGGCAGAAGGAATGGGACGGTCCCTTTCGTTCGGAGCCTCGGTTGTTGATTCCAGTGCTTATTCGGGTCTCCTGGTTTGCCTCGGGGATCTTCCTTTTATTGAGGCAAATAACATCCGAAAATTAATCGCTGCCTTTTTCGATCATAAGGGCCAATCCATCGTTTTGCCAATTCACAACCACATAAGAGGTCATCCGGTGATCTTTCCCAGTTTCTTTCAAAAAGAGCTGATAAAATTGAGCGGAGATTCAGGAGCAAAACGTGTTCTGTTGTCAGCTGCGGAAAAGGTCGTGGAGGTGGAAATGGAATCCGATCAATTTCTCAGAGACATTGATTGTCAGAGCGATCTGACCTGTTAA
- a CDS encoding XdhC family protein, with protein sequence MHEIWSQLKPWIESGQTFALATVVSARNPSPRGIGSVLAISEDGKQFIGSVSAGCIETEVIEMAVACAADGKTRWAEYGPSQGFPWEVAFSCGGKIGVRVERFRHDAEIVRVLVDLHESHGTGVWLSGEGKQALMLEDGAITGDLVDWESGTIDQAKGIMAAGGHTHEVLESDSKVLLRLISQPYRLFIIGAGHISLSLVHFAKALNYQTIVIDPRESFAQEERFETAPDHLIQEWPEVAFSNIRLGPFDSVVMLTHDPKIDDQALEIALKSDAAYIGALGSKRSHEARLKRLAEKGFGEDELARMHGPVGLNIGSTTPAEIAISIIAEMVMAKNAVRANERGVTTESAKG encoded by the coding sequence ATGCACGAAATTTGGTCACAATTGAAACCCTGGATAGAATCCGGACAAACGTTTGCTCTCGCGACGGTTGTGAGTGCGCGCAATCCGTCTCCCAGAGGTATTGGGTCTGTATTGGCCATTTCTGAGGATGGAAAACAGTTTATAGGATCGGTCAGTGCAGGTTGCATTGAAACCGAGGTTATTGAAATGGCCGTGGCCTGCGCCGCCGATGGCAAGACCCGTTGGGCCGAGTATGGACCGAGTCAGGGGTTTCCCTGGGAGGTTGCTTTTTCCTGTGGCGGCAAGATCGGTGTAAGAGTGGAGCGATTCCGTCATGATGCGGAGATTGTCAGAGTCTTGGTCGACTTGCACGAATCGCACGGTACAGGGGTTTGGTTGAGCGGGGAAGGCAAGCAGGCGCTGATGCTTGAGGATGGGGCCATTACCGGGGATCTAGTCGATTGGGAGTCTGGGACAATTGATCAGGCGAAAGGTATAATGGCTGCTGGAGGACATACGCATGAAGTTCTGGAAAGTGATTCCAAAGTGCTCCTGCGTTTAATCTCTCAGCCTTATCGTTTATTTATAATTGGTGCAGGACATATTTCGCTCAGCCTGGTTCATTTTGCCAAAGCGCTCAATTACCAGACGATCGTAATCGATCCTCGGGAGAGCTTTGCGCAAGAAGAGCGTTTTGAAACAGCCCCGGATCATTTGATTCAAGAATGGCCGGAAGTCGCATTCTCAAATATCCGACTGGGACCTTTCGATAGTGTCGTTATGCTGACCCACGATCCGAAGATCGACGATCAGGCATTGGAGATAGCTCTAAAAAGTGATGCTGCTTATATTGGAGCTCTTGGAAGTAAGAGAAGCCACGAGGCTCGCTTGAAGCGATTAGCAGAAAAAGGATTTGGTGAGGACGAATTGGCACGCATGCACGGACCTGTTGGTCTAAATATTGGGAGCACGACACCTGCTGAAATCGCGATCAGTATTATTGCTGAGATGGTAATGGCTAAAAACGCTGTTCGGGCAAACGAAAGAGGAGTAACCACAGAAAGCGCAAAAGGGTAG
- a CDS encoding serine hydrolase, giving the protein MKSLRFFFSFLLIILSNPAFPVVGQEESTADPSDATLIDKDSRVRDEETPESDTLEKLLVDLKEILEEEKVPGAGIGIVSKDEDIWIGGMGLADLESSRKADEDTLFRIGSISKMFVSLSMLKLQEDGLLDLQDTLLEHAPDISFKNRWSETHPIKLVHLLEHSTGFDDLHFNEYALAEPNISLKDAYAFNPRSRSSRWKPGTFATYSNANPPLAAYVLEKVTGQTFEDFVQDELFDPLGMYTASYFLTPEVEELIATGYEGSKKNPKPVDYWHIIMRPSGSINASAREMSQLVRMYLNRGVHEGKQVLSAESIERMETPLTTLAAQNGLYDGYGLNNYTKTNNGFVWQGHNGGMMGFVADLTYQPELGVGFVVMINKASGALGKLNKRISDYLMDGIENPELPADVELDQGDVEKFSGYY; this is encoded by the coding sequence ATGAAAAGTCTCAGGTTCTTCTTTTCTTTCCTCCTAATAATTCTATCCAATCCAGCTTTCCCTGTGGTGGGCCAGGAGGAGTCAACGGCTGATCCATCAGATGCCACCCTTATAGATAAAGATAGCCGAGTGCGGGACGAAGAAACACCCGAGTCAGATACGCTCGAAAAGTTGCTGGTTGATCTGAAAGAAATTCTGGAAGAAGAGAAGGTTCCAGGGGCTGGGATAGGAATAGTCTCCAAGGATGAGGACATCTGGATAGGCGGCATGGGTTTGGCAGACCTGGAAAGTAGCCGTAAGGCTGATGAGGATACCCTGTTCCGTATCGGCAGCATCAGCAAAATGTTTGTCTCCCTTTCTATGCTGAAATTGCAGGAAGATGGGCTTTTGGATTTGCAAGATACCTTACTTGAACATGCACCTGACATTTCGTTCAAGAATCGTTGGAGTGAGACTCATCCTATTAAATTGGTTCACTTACTTGAGCATAGTACTGGTTTTGACGATTTACATTTCAATGAGTACGCATTGGCCGAACCGAACATTTCTTTAAAGGACGCTTATGCATTTAACCCTCGCTCAAGAAGCAGTCGCTGGAAGCCAGGCACTTTTGCTACTTACAGCAATGCAAATCCTCCGCTCGCAGCTTACGTACTTGAGAAAGTAACTGGTCAAACATTTGAAGATTTTGTTCAGGACGAATTATTCGATCCCTTGGGAATGTATACGGCGAGCTACTTTCTGACACCAGAAGTTGAAGAGTTGATCGCCACTGGTTATGAAGGAAGTAAGAAAAACCCGAAGCCGGTCGACTATTGGCACATTATCATGCGGCCGTCAGGTAGCATTAATGCGTCGGCTCGTGAAATGTCCCAATTGGTTCGAATGTATCTTAACCGCGGAGTCCATGAGGGTAAGCAAGTCTTATCAGCGGAAAGTATAGAGCGCATGGAAACACCGCTGACCACACTCGCCGCTCAAAATGGATTATACGACGGTTATGGACTTAATAATTACACCAAGACCAATAATGGTTTTGTTTGGCAGGGTCACAATGGAGGTATGATGGGTTTTGTCGCTGACCTGACCTATCAGCCTGAACTTGGAGTCGGCTTTGTGGTTATGATCAATAAAGCAAGCGGCGCCCTTGGGAAATTGAACAAGCGCATTTCTGATTATCTAATGGATGGGATCGAAAATCCAGAGCTCCCGGCTGATGTTGAATTGGACCAGGGAGATGTAGAGAAATTCTCCGGCTACTACTAG
- a CDS encoding carbon-nitrogen hydrolase family protein, protein MLVIVLIAALPLDAEVKVAIVQYSIQDPDSVGVDADRMEAFVREAADNGADLVVTPETAFYRYSPWEQNGVTMLELANEFENLTTRFSLLSKELGVMLVMGLREPSGDQIQAVYNTALFFDTHGEILGRHRKMNPSNDEKKWTKPGESSMGDATPFTTPLGQVGMLICKDMDNSLGCKSCPDWDVRIAQRKMDLFIGVNGDSSHGWTKVVRGSQIANCYGVGANLAQGSYEKDLRGNSGFVTPQGEIIQEAGIGEKIIYQILPLTKKDMPLKEK, encoded by the coding sequence ATGTTGGTAATAGTACTTATTGCAGCTCTTCCTTTGGATGCAGAAGTAAAGGTAGCTATTGTACAATATTCAATCCAGGACCCAGATTCCGTTGGTGTGGATGCTGATCGAATGGAAGCCTTTGTGCGAGAGGCTGCAGACAATGGTGCTGATCTGGTTGTCACGCCTGAGACCGCCTTTTACCGCTACTCACCATGGGAGCAAAACGGCGTAACGATGCTTGAGCTCGCGAATGAATTCGAAAACTTGACCACAAGGTTTTCTTTACTGAGCAAAGAACTGGGAGTCATGTTGGTTATGGGGTTAAGAGAACCTTCCGGGGACCAGATCCAGGCTGTTTATAATACGGCGCTATTCTTTGATACTCACGGCGAGATTCTGGGTCGTCATAGAAAAATGAATCCATCCAATGATGAAAAGAAGTGGACCAAACCAGGGGAATCCTCCATGGGCGATGCCACACCATTCACCACTCCTTTAGGTCAAGTTGGCATGCTCATCTGCAAAGACATGGACAACTCACTGGGTTGCAAAAGCTGTCCCGATTGGGATGTGCGAATTGCCCAACGCAAAATGGATCTTTTCATCGGCGTAAACGGAGACAGCTCACATGGCTGGACAAAGGTGGTTCGTGGAAGCCAGATAGCGAATTGTTACGGAGTTGGAGCCAACCTGGCTCAAGGATCTTACGAAAAAGATCTTCGAGGAAACAGCGGTTTCGTGACACCACAAGGCGAGATCATTCAAGAGGCCGGCATTGGCGAAAAGATCATTTATCAAATTCTGCCACTCACTAAGAAGGACATGCCGCTCAAAGAAAAGTAG